One window of Candidatus Poribacteria bacterium genomic DNA carries:
- a CDS encoding DUF262 domain-containing protein produces MKATETKLLDFLQGPKQFIIPIYQRTYSWTQKQCEQLWNDIRRTQDPFSPGHFIGSIVYIERGLYHTSSVPHLLVIDGQQRLTTISLLLEALARAIEQQRTESLINPRRLRNYYLFNAEEEDDLRFKLLLTQNDKPTLCRLLTHKSLPQPHSRRIVENHAFFTDRIAKSGVDLRALYEGISKLIVVDISLDRGHDNPQLIFESLNSTGLELSQADLIRNYVLMGLEPKEQNELYSDYWFPMEQSFGHADYAAQFDRFMRDYLTVKTGTIPNIRAVYEEFKAYVQSLPSASIHEIVADIYRFSQFFVRFALEREPDGAILEALNDVNTLKVDVAYPFLLELFDDWEQGRIERDGVLEILRLTESYVFRRAVCGIPTNSLNKTFATLARELDKERYVESFKAALLLKDSYRRFPDDEEFKRELAAKDLYNFRSRNYWLRRLENHERRERVNVDEYTIEHVMPQNENLSPEWRSELGDDWRQVHARYLHTLGNLTLTRYNPELRDRPFGEKREMAGGFRDSPLRLNDFLRHVERWNAEAINARAETLANKAVVVWTAPRLEEETLTAYRGRQRRGQERTYSLDDFQYLTGDMRTLFEQLRQRVLNLDAAVTEEILKLYIAYKTTTNFVDVVPQKSRLRLSLNLRFDEINDPQGWCRDVTDIGRWGNGDVEVGLATLNQLDYAMFLIRQAFGKHAANGDE; encoded by the coding sequence ATGAAAGCCACCGAAACAAAACTGCTCGACTTTCTGCAAGGTCCGAAGCAGTTCATCATCCCGATCTATCAGCGCACGTACAGTTGGACGCAGAAGCAATGCGAGCAACTGTGGAACGACATCCGCCGCACGCAGGACCCGTTCAGTCCGGGACACTTCATCGGCTCCATCGTTTATATCGAACGCGGCTTGTATCACACTTCCTCCGTGCCGCATCTGCTCGTCATCGACGGTCAGCAACGCCTGACGACGATTTCGCTGCTGTTGGAGGCGCTCGCGCGCGCCATCGAACAACAACGGACGGAATCGCTCATCAATCCGCGCAGACTCCGCAACTACTATCTGTTCAACGCAGAAGAGGAAGACGATCTTCGTTTCAAACTGCTACTGACGCAGAACGACAAGCCGACGCTCTGCCGCCTGCTGACGCACAAAAGCCTTCCGCAGCCGCATTCCCGACGAATCGTCGAGAATCACGCCTTCTTCACGGATCGGATCGCGAAGTCCGGCGTCGACCTGCGCGCGCTGTACGAAGGCATCTCGAAACTCATCGTCGTGGACATCTCGCTCGACCGCGGGCACGACAACCCGCAACTGATCTTCGAAAGCCTGAACTCGACCGGGCTGGAACTGAGCCAAGCCGATCTAATCCGAAACTACGTCCTGATGGGGCTGGAACCGAAGGAGCAGAACGAACTCTACTCGGACTACTGGTTTCCCATGGAGCAGAGCTTCGGACACGCGGATTACGCGGCGCAGTTCGACCGGTTCATGCGCGACTACCTGACCGTGAAGACCGGCACGATCCCGAACATCCGCGCCGTCTACGAGGAGTTCAAGGCGTACGTCCAAAGCCTGCCGAGCGCGTCGATCCACGAAATCGTCGCGGACATCTACCGGTTCTCGCAATTCTTCGTGCGTTTCGCCCTGGAACGAGAACCGGACGGCGCGATCCTCGAGGCGCTCAACGATGTGAACACGCTCAAAGTCGATGTCGCCTACCCGTTTCTCCTTGAGCTCTTTGACGACTGGGAACAAGGGCGGATCGAACGGGATGGCGTCCTCGAAATCCTGCGGCTTACCGAGAGTTATGTGTTCCGCCGCGCGGTTTGCGGCATCCCGACGAACTCGTTGAACAAGACCTTCGCGACGCTCGCGCGGGAGCTCGACAAGGAGCGATACGTCGAGAGTTTCAAGGCGGCGCTGTTGTTGAAGGATTCCTACCGTCGATTCCCCGATGACGAGGAGTTCAAGCGGGAGCTCGCCGCGAAGGACCTCTACAACTTCCGCAGTCGCAACTACTGGCTCCGGCGCTTGGAGAACCACGAACGCAGGGAGCGCGTCAACGTCGACGAGTACACCATCGAACACGTCATGCCGCAGAACGAGAATCTGTCGCCGGAATGGAGGTCGGAACTCGGCGACGACTGGCGTCAGGTTCACGCGCGGTATCTGCATACGCTCGGCAATCTGACGCTGACGAGATACAATCCGGAACTCCGCGACCGTCCGTTTGGGGAGAAGCGCGAGATGGCGGGCGGGTTCCGCGACAGTCCGCTCCGCCTGAACGACTTCCTGCGACACGTCGAGCGCTGGAACGCCGAGGCGATCAATGCGCGAGCCGAAACGCTGGCGAACAAGGCGGTCGTTGTGTGGACCGCACCGCGACTGGAAGAGGAAACGCTCACTGCCTACCGCGGACGACAACGAAGGGGACAGGAGCGGACCTACTCTCTGGACGATTTCCAGTACCTCACGGGCGACATGCGAACGCTCTTCGAGCAGTTGCGCCAGCGCGTGCTGAATCTGGACGCAGCGGTCACGGAGGAGATTCTGAAGTTGTATATCGCGTATAAGACGACGACGAACTTCGTCGATGTCGTGCCGCAGAAGAGCCGTTTGCGCCTGTCGCTGAATCTCCGGTTCGACGAGATCAACGATCCGCAAGGGTGGTGCAGGGACGTCACGGACATCGGACGCTGGGGAAACGGCGATGTCGAGGTCGGTTTGGCGACGCTGAATCAGTTGGATTACGCGATGTTTCTGATCCGTCAGGCGTTCGGCAAACACGCGGCCAACGGCGATGAATAA
- a CDS encoding MFS transporter, whose amino-acid sequence MRKWDARFVYFLIVAVWSFAGSLCWSVMGVYRIQTVGMSPLTLVLAGTALEVACFLFEIPTGIVADSYSRRLSVIIAFVLLGASILVQGLLPYVAVVLAMEAVSGIGYTFVSGAFDAWITDETGEDRVARLFLRGGQVDHVADIAATLCGVLLASAFALSVPIVASGAILLILAGLLALAMPEHGFTSLPASERSSWRAMAATWREAFRFVRARHAGWAILGIGVVFGLYSEGVDRLWEAHFLSNFTFPGLGELEPIVWFGILRVGAAILSIAAAEALVRRIEAKRRLAPVLLVLTGFLAFGLIAFAGASGFWWAVAAYWLISATRSMMYPLYRAWLNRSVPSPVRATVLSVSSQMDALGQFAGGPAIGFVGNLRGLRAAIYTAAALLSPALPLFGSVLRRREPSLPLAEQTADD is encoded by the coding sequence GTGAGGAAGTGGGACGCCCGGTTCGTCTACTTCCTCATCGTCGCCGTGTGGAGCTTCGCCGGCAGCCTCTGCTGGTCGGTCATGGGGGTCTACCGCATCCAGACGGTCGGCATGAGCCCCCTGACGCTCGTGCTCGCGGGAACCGCCCTCGAAGTCGCCTGCTTTCTGTTCGAGATCCCGACGGGCATCGTCGCCGACTCATACAGTCGCCGACTCTCGGTGATCATCGCGTTCGTGCTCCTGGGGGCGAGCATCCTCGTGCAGGGGCTCTTGCCGTACGTCGCCGTCGTGCTGGCGATGGAGGCGGTCTCCGGCATCGGTTACACGTTTGTCAGCGGCGCGTTCGACGCGTGGATTACGGACGAGACCGGCGAAGATCGCGTTGCCCGCCTGTTCCTGCGCGGCGGACAGGTCGACCACGTCGCCGACATCGCCGCGACGCTCTGCGGCGTCCTACTCGCCAGCGCGTTCGCGCTGAGCGTTCCCATCGTCGCGAGCGGCGCGATCCTCTTGATCCTGGCAGGTCTGCTGGCGCTGGCGATGCCGGAGCACGGGTTCACGTCCCTGCCGGCGTCGGAACGGAGCTCGTGGCGCGCGATGGCGGCGACGTGGCGCGAGGCATTCCGCTTCGTGCGGGCGCGTCACGCGGGTTGGGCGATCCTGGGCATTGGCGTCGTCTTTGGTCTCTACAGCGAGGGGGTCGATCGGCTGTGGGAAGCGCACTTCCTGAGCAACTTCACGTTCCCCGGACTCGGCGAGCTGGAACCGATCGTGTGGTTCGGGATACTGCGCGTGGGCGCGGCGATTCTGAGCATCGCTGCCGCCGAGGCGCTCGTCCGGCGGATCGAGGCGAAGCGTCGGCTCGCTCCGGTGCTCCTTGTTCTGACAGGGTTCCTAGCGTTCGGGCTGATCGCGTTCGCGGGGGCGAGCGGCTTCTGGTGGGCGGTTGCGGCGTACTGGCTCATCAGCGCGACGCGCTCGATGATGTACCCGCTCTACCGGGCATGGCTGAACCGCAGCGTGCCGTCGCCGGTGCGGGCGACGGTGCTGTCTGTCAGCAGCCAGATGGACGCGCTGGGGCAGTTCGCCGGGGGTCCCGCCATCGGGTTCGTCGGGAACCTGCGCGGTCTGCGCGCGGCGATCTACACGGCGGCAGCGCTTCTGTCGCCCGCGCTGCCGTTGTTCGGGTCGGTTCTGCGCAGGCGGGAACCGAGTCTCCCGCTCGCCGAACAAACCGCTGACGATTGA
- a CDS encoding Gfo/Idh/MocA family oxidoreductase, with product MHTRRPSPMGRPGSLTPIRALPILDPVCGMVPLGRADTPTTEDGIMADKLRVGVIGPGGAGRGNTMGFATRSDCVVVAAADVAPGSLEALEKGLQERVEGYKAGSLKQYVGEHEFIEMLNKEDLDIVGVFSPHSLHHIHVAYALRRGCSVIVEKPMANLVGDAVYIHKLAVARGLHLVGGYQRHYEDRYVHARQFIQGGGLGELKRFEVYLAQRWGAGGWRGDPRFSGGGQPNDSGSHLQDIFMWMTGFLPQSVYGTTDMIFEDGGKVIPKQVEINSYSDVVMEGGAEGTITIIGNTTIGFAEWVILEGTEGTLEIKDGMRFIPNGGQAQDVPASKPDNYPTGKVDQVVGLVKGEYSKNWTSGINGIRTSWLTNSILEAGRGPEAKNTVDCDVLIEAEGYSRADVKTLIAEAAYWHGMF from the coding sequence ATGCACACTCGGCGGCCATCGCCGATGGGACGGCCCGGCTCGTTGACACCAATCCGCGCCCTTCCTATACTCGACCCGGTTTGCGGCATGGTACCGCTTGGTCGCGCAGATACACCTACCACGGAAGATGGGATCATGGCGGACAAGCTTCGAGTTGGCGTCATCGGGCCCGGAGGGGCGGGACGCGGGAACACGATGGGCTTCGCGACGCGGTCGGACTGCGTCGTCGTGGCGGCGGCCGATGTCGCGCCGGGAAGCCTGGAAGCGCTCGAGAAAGGGCTCCAGGAACGCGTCGAGGGCTACAAGGCGGGCTCCCTCAAGCAGTACGTGGGCGAGCACGAGTTCATCGAGATGCTCAACAAAGAGGACCTCGATATCGTCGGCGTCTTCTCGCCGCACTCGCTCCACCACATTCACGTCGCGTACGCGTTGCGCCGAGGCTGCTCGGTGATCGTCGAGAAGCCGATGGCGAACCTCGTCGGCGATGCGGTCTACATCCACAAGCTCGCCGTAGCGCGAGGACTCCACCTCGTCGGCGGCTACCAGCGGCACTACGAGGACCGCTACGTCCACGCGCGGCAGTTCATCCAGGGCGGCGGTCTCGGCGAGCTGAAGCGCTTCGAGGTCTACCTGGCGCAGCGATGGGGCGCGGGCGGGTGGCGCGGCGACCCACGGTTCAGCGGCGGGGGCCAGCCGAACGACTCCGGCAGCCACCTGCAAGACATCTTCATGTGGATGACCGGCTTCCTGCCTCAGTCCGTCTACGGCACGACGGACATGATCTTCGAGGACGGCGGGAAGGTGATTCCCAAGCAGGTCGAGATCAACTCCTACTCGGATGTCGTCATGGAGGGCGGCGCCGAGGGAACCATCACGATCATCGGGAACACGACGATCGGGTTCGCGGAGTGGGTCATCCTCGAAGGCACGGAGGGGACCCTTGAGATCAAGGACGGCATGCGCTTCATCCCCAACGGCGGACAGGCGCAGGACGTTCCCGCTTCCAAGCCGGACAACTACCCGACAGGCAAGGTCGATCAGGTCGTCGGACTCGTCAAGGGCGAGTACTCGAAGAACTGGACGTCGGGGATCAACGGCATCCGCACGAGCTGGCTGACCAACTCGATCCTGGAAGCCGGACGGGGACCCGAAGCCAAGAACACGGTGGACTGCGACGTGCTCATCGAGGCGGAGGGGTACAGCCGCGCCGACGTGAAGACGCTCATCGCCGAAGCCGCTTACTGGCACGGGATGTTCTAG
- a CDS encoding cytochrome C, with protein sequence MKIVVRVVLGLIVLALGAQLYRPLKTNPPTDPSRTLQAQMTVPPNVTAILDRACRDCHSNDTKWPWYADVAPVMWSVRNHVNFGRKHLNMSDWAQYSQEDAAGLLDEICEEVREHKMPLPAYLPMHPQAKLSQADIDALCEWALAANATLGGGEHTHEEGEEHEH encoded by the coding sequence ATGAAGATCGTGGTGCGCGTCGTACTGGGCCTGATCGTTCTCGCGCTCGGGGCGCAGCTCTACCGGCCCCTCAAGACGAACCCGCCGACGGACCCGTCACGCACTCTCCAGGCTCAGATGACGGTTCCTCCGAATGTCACGGCGATCCTCGACCGCGCGTGCCGCGATTGCCACTCGAACGACACGAAGTGGCCCTGGTACGCCGACGTCGCGCCGGTGATGTGGTCGGTCCGCAATCACGTAAATTTCGGGCGCAAGCACCTCAACATGTCCGACTGGGCGCAGTACTCCCAGGAGGACGCCGCCGGGCTGCTCGACGAGATCTGCGAGGAGGTGCGCGAGCACAAGATGCCGCTTCCCGCCTACCTCCCCATGCACCCGCAGGCTAAGCTCTCCCAAGCGGACATCGACGCGCTGTGCGAGTGGGCGCTGGCCGCCAACGCCACGCTGGGCGGCGGGGAGCACACGCACGAGGAGGGCGAGGAGCACGAGCACTAG
- a CDS encoding AbrB/MazE/SpoVT family DNA-binding domain-containing protein yields MTTRIKIRAVGGAVGGALGAILPKSLLEELHVGEGDELHAVRTADGILLTAYDPEFAKTMESFEVIRRQYGTALRELAK; encoded by the coding sequence ATGACCACGCGCATCAAGATCCGTGCGGTCGGAGGTGCGGTCGGAGGCGCGCTCGGGGCGATCCTCCCCAAGAGCCTTCTCGAAGAGCTCCATGTCGGGGAGGGTGACGAGCTTCACGCCGTCCGGACCGCGGACGGAATCCTCCTGACCGCGTACGATCCTGAGTTCGCCAAGACGATGGAGTCGTTCGAAGTCATCCGCCGACAGTACGGCACTGCGCTCCGAGAGCTCGCCAAGTGA
- a CDS encoding carbohydrate binding family 9 domain-containing protein has translation MRVVIATPIWMARRFRAPYKNHLTPGNGPRQGASWRCDPLRSSAMSIRYPVAWCAAFVFLLVMPLAARAGISVTPVRTEAKIAIDGRLDEPAWQTANVIRDFVQMIPDTGKPASERTEVRILYDDDKLYFGFTCYDSEMPRAVIKEMRRDSPGVRSGDHAFVFLDAYNDRNGATFFRFNAVGGMEDTIVSDGGNTLNESWDAVWESSGQIESDRWTAELAIPFSQLRFRQADSMTWGMNVGRDITRKREISTWSPAPGGYGPLGKYRPAYFGELTDIRGVAPSRHLEVLPFISPGFSRVKDVNDGVFEAGLDLKHGITSNLTADLTFNTDFAQVEADQQQVNLTRFSLFFPEKRPFFMEGAAQFEFGTPRFSFDAPPPMLLFYSRRIGLAGDRAVPILAGGKVTGQAGPYGIGLLAVATDELHEGGVDVERTGYSVLRLSRNVLRNSSVGMIAVNKQDAETYQRAAGVNFALRPRGNVDLRGLWARTFEMDDTEDSRDAYYAGGEWRTTLLNARASYADIGDAFDPSMGFVWRKGIRQVNAGIDYTPWPRKYGIRTITVGPSLNTVLLRDDNSVSSRSVGGGARVELESGHSVGMRANAVTENIERDFPLFGATIPQGTYDSLTGGVTFDSSSAHAVTGGFGVDFGDFYNGSRVGARLRGSIRPNTRLGFEPMFEHNRISLPDGDVTANLLIGRITYSHSPTMYARLFTQWSDDRDILAANLLLNWIYAPGSDLYFVVNQTYDTSDGTEVIETTALAKLTFWWSL, from the coding sequence ATGCGCGTGGTCATCGCTACTCCCATTTGGATGGCCAGACGCTTCCGAGCGCCTTATAAGAATCATTTAACTCCCGGCAACGGGCCGCGTCAGGGAGCATCATGGCGCTGTGACCCTCTCAGGAGCTCAGCGATGTCCATTCGGTATCCTGTGGCATGGTGTGCGGCTTTCGTGTTTCTACTCGTGATGCCACTGGCGGCCCGTGCCGGGATTTCGGTAACACCGGTGCGGACCGAGGCGAAGATCGCCATCGACGGCAGGCTGGACGAACCCGCGTGGCAGACCGCCAACGTGATCCGCGACTTCGTCCAGATGATCCCCGACACAGGCAAGCCCGCTTCCGAGCGTACCGAGGTCCGCATCCTGTACGACGACGACAAGCTCTACTTCGGCTTCACCTGCTACGACTCGGAGATGCCAAGAGCCGTCATCAAGGAGATGCGCCGCGACTCGCCCGGCGTCCGGTCGGGCGACCACGCATTCGTGTTCCTCGACGCCTACAACGACCGGAACGGCGCGACGTTCTTCCGATTCAACGCCGTCGGCGGCATGGAAGACACGATCGTCTCGGACGGCGGCAACACGCTCAACGAGAGCTGGGACGCGGTCTGGGAATCGTCAGGGCAGATCGAGTCGGACCGCTGGACGGCGGAGCTCGCCATTCCGTTCAGCCAGCTTCGGTTCCGCCAGGCCGACTCGATGACGTGGGGTATGAACGTCGGGCGGGACATCACGCGGAAGCGCGAGATATCAACGTGGAGCCCCGCGCCAGGCGGCTACGGGCCCCTCGGCAAGTACCGTCCCGCCTACTTCGGCGAACTGACGGACATCCGGGGCGTCGCGCCCTCACGCCATCTGGAGGTGCTGCCGTTCATCTCGCCGGGGTTCAGCCGAGTCAAGGACGTCAATGACGGCGTGTTCGAAGCCGGACTCGACCTGAAGCACGGGATCACGTCGAACCTGACCGCCGACCTGACGTTCAACACGGACTTCGCCCAGGTCGAGGCGGACCAGCAGCAGGTGAACCTGACGCGGTTCAGCCTCTTCTTCCCGGAGAAGCGCCCGTTCTTTATGGAAGGCGCAGCGCAGTTCGAGTTCGGGACGCCCCGGTTCAGCTTCGACGCCCCGCCGCCCATGTTGCTCTTCTACAGCCGCCGTATCGGTCTCGCCGGAGACCGCGCGGTTCCCATCCTTGCCGGAGGGAAGGTCACAGGCCAGGCGGGCCCCTACGGCATCGGACTGCTCGCCGTCGCAACCGACGAGCTCCACGAAGGTGGAGTCGACGTCGAACGAACCGGCTACTCGGTTCTCCGCTTGAGCCGAAACGTCTTGCGCAACTCGTCCGTCGGCATGATCGCGGTCAACAAGCAGGACGCGGAGACGTACCAGCGCGCTGCGGGCGTCAACTTTGCCCTGCGGCCGCGCGGCAACGTCGACCTGCGCGGCTTGTGGGCGCGGACATTCGAGATGGACGACACGGAGGATTCGCGCGACGCCTACTATGCGGGAGGCGAATGGCGGACGACCCTCTTGAACGCGCGCGCTTCGTATGCCGACATCGGCGACGCGTTCGATCCCTCCATGGGGTTCGTCTGGCGGAAGGGGATACGCCAGGTGAACGCGGGCATCGACTACACGCCATGGCCCCGGAAGTACGGCATCCGCACGATCACGGTGGGTCCCAGCCTGAACACGGTGCTTCTGCGGGACGACAACTCGGTCTCGTCGCGCTCGGTCGGCGGCGGAGCGCGCGTCGAACTGGAGTCGGGGCATTCCGTCGGGATGCGAGCCAACGCGGTCACGGAGAACATCGAGAGGGACTTCCCGCTGTTCGGCGCGACGATTCCCCAGGGCACCTATGACAGCCTGACCGGCGGCGTGACGTTCGATTCCAGCTCGGCGCATGCGGTCACGGGCGGCTTCGGCGTCGATTTCGGCGACTTCTACAACGGATCGCGCGTCGGAGCGCGCCTGCGCGGTTCCATCCGTCCGAACACGCGGCTGGGCTTCGAGCCGATGTTCGAGCACAACCGCATCTCGCTGCCGGACGGCGATGTCACCGCGAACCTGCTGATCGGGCGGATCACCTACTCCCACTCGCCGACGATGTACGCGCGGCTGTTCACGCAGTGGTCGGACGACCGTGACATCCTCGCGGCGAACCTGCTCCTCAACTGGATCTACGCTCCGGGCAGCGACCTCTACTTCGTCGTAAACCAAACCTATGACACATCCGACGGCACCGAAGTCATCGAGACGACCGCCCTGGCGAAACTCACGTTCTGGTGGAGCCTGTAG